From a region of the Rhipicephalus microplus isolate Deutch F79 chromosome X, USDA_Rmic, whole genome shotgun sequence genome:
- the LOC142777078 gene encoding uncharacterized protein LOC142777078 isoform X2, with the protein MQAYVTAGTVIIQRMGRGSMHGSLIWKDCDLLGSFERTKLPNGWLQGRSISIRQDTGINNNVPAVTRGLVLHGHVQCIKNRAQKTNKYKGTASDCSPAQSLQQQKEHIVMSGAAAA; encoded by the exons atgcaagcctatgtcactgctgggactgttatcattcagcggatggggcgtggaagcatgcatggcagcctcatctggaaggactgcgatctgcttgggagcttcgagcgcacaaaactgcctaacggctggctgcaag gacgcagcatatccatccggcaagacactggtatcaacaataatg ttccagcagtaacaaggggtttggtgctccacggtcatgtacagtgtatcaagaacagagcacagaagaccaacaagtataaagggactgccagtgactgttctcctgctcaaagtttacaacagcagaaagagcacattgtgatgtcaggagcagctgctgcttaa
- the LOC142777078 gene encoding uncharacterized protein LOC142777078 isoform X1 — protein sequence MQAYVTAGTVIIQRMGRGSMHGSLIWKDCDLLGSFERTKLPNGWLQAYFSSRAMQLAHMQSKSWSAPLVFCAGRSISIRQDTGINNNVPAVTRGLVLHGHVQCIKNRAQKTNKYKGTASDCSPAQSLQQQKEHIVMSGAAAA from the exons atgcaagcctatgtcactgctgggactgttatcattcagcggatggggcgtggaagcatgcatggcagcctcatctggaaggactgcgatctgcttgggagcttcgagcgcacaaaactgcctaacggctggctgcaag cctatttcagcagcagagcgatgcagctagcacacatgcaatccaagtcatggagcgctcctttggtgttctgtgcaggacgcagcatatccatccggcaagacactggtatcaacaataatg ttccagcagtaacaaggggtttggtgctccacggtcatgtacagtgtatcaagaacagagcacagaagaccaacaagtataaagggactgccagtgactgttctcctgctcaaagtttacaacagcagaaagagcacattgtgatgtcaggagcagctgctgcttaa